A genomic region of Armatimonadia bacterium contains the following coding sequences:
- a CDS encoding glycoside hydrolase domain-containing protein: protein LEDILARPTAATAQDWARIRPDALKLAEEVTALRAASLRLRAWTVWGGKTAPGVSFGLATAPAMVKVRRDGQDFAGEVAPELSLSAARNESEGAQVVVVSLTDRLLDVQAEVGELQGPGGAKLAAGNVKLGLVGYVTTSKPGYRTAYVGDWPDPILPYKPFSLKAGEVQPLWVRLYVPTGTPAGDYSGVITVTSGQERREMRLKLHVFDFDLPRRQHLATPFGCDPSSLSRWYTGSADYEAKMPVEVWQRWNRFLLDYRLTPTRVGSSYVKRGVDDRGQVTWDYSITDRCIADIADRLPLSGVAMAGIGSVGWSAIWGVTVKAEGGAHSGQTCGRVSWAKTDHWQSLSRPMPGQVVAERGFKSFRFWIRALDSASADQTLAAFTNGFPTRFVTSFKVGGTDWHEVRLPLEQFHNNATGAVMTPEDIKSCGDFQFVIGKAEKPVAFLLDDVVAECRDGDVVLDDFEEATQVARLKAEMGGQLQHWQDKGWFPLGHVYAKDEIQPAEYEQLLPLYRRALEAFPGAPLMQTYYMNRAPQDLVGVVKTWCAITSVYDDDFLSARRKAGEQTWLYVCCGPQPPFANFFIDQPGVDHRVLFWQTWQKQCTGLLYWETNYWHGMMPAAAEDPHWPEVPWDQAQVATYKEFKVNGDGFLIYPGPNWEPWPSVRLENIRDGIEDYEYLWLLRERDPGNKLLQVGDDISRDFTHFTKAPQVLQQRRLAVAQALEKLSPR from the coding sequence AGCTTGAGGACATCCTTGCGCGCCCGACCGCAGCGACGGCACAGGACTGGGCGCGAATCCGCCCGGACGCCCTCAAGCTGGCCGAGGAGGTCACGGCCTTGCGGGCCGCGAGCCTGCGCCTGCGTGCCTGGACGGTGTGGGGCGGCAAGACCGCGCCGGGTGTGAGCTTCGGCCTGGCGACCGCCCCGGCGATGGTCAAGGTGCGGCGTGACGGTCAGGACTTCGCCGGAGAGGTGGCACCGGAGCTGTCGCTATCTGCGGCCCGCAACGAGTCCGAGGGCGCCCAGGTGGTTGTCGTGTCCCTAACAGATCGTCTCCTCGACGTGCAGGCCGAGGTGGGAGAGCTGCAGGGGCCGGGTGGCGCGAAGCTCGCTGCCGGGAATGTCAAGCTGGGCCTGGTGGGATACGTCACGACGAGCAAGCCAGGCTACCGGACCGCCTACGTGGGCGACTGGCCCGACCCGATCCTGCCCTACAAGCCCTTCAGCCTCAAGGCCGGCGAGGTGCAGCCGCTGTGGGTGCGCCTGTACGTTCCGACGGGCACGCCGGCGGGTGACTATTCGGGCGTGATCACGGTCACCTCGGGACAGGAGCGCCGCGAGATGCGGCTCAAGCTCCACGTGTTCGACTTCGACCTGCCCCGGCGTCAGCACCTGGCGACGCCCTTCGGCTGCGACCCCTCCAGCTTGTCGCGGTGGTACACGGGCAGCGCCGACTACGAGGCCAAGATGCCCGTGGAGGTATGGCAGCGATGGAACCGGTTCCTCCTCGACTACCGCCTGACACCCACGCGCGTTGGCAGTTCCTATGTGAAGCGAGGTGTCGACGACCGCGGGCAGGTGACCTGGGACTACTCGATCACCGACCGCTGCATCGCTGACATCGCCGACCGCCTGCCACTCTCCGGCGTGGCAATGGCCGGGATCGGCTCCGTGGGCTGGTCGGCGATCTGGGGTGTCACCGTGAAGGCCGAAGGTGGCGCTCACAGCGGCCAGACCTGCGGGCGCGTGAGCTGGGCGAAGACCGACCACTGGCAGTCCCTCAGCCGTCCCATGCCCGGACAGGTCGTGGCTGAGCGCGGGTTCAAGTCCTTCCGGTTCTGGATCCGCGCCCTGGACTCCGCCTCGGCCGACCAGACCCTTGCCGCCTTCACTAACGGCTTTCCCACGCGCTTCGTCACTTCCTTCAAGGTTGGCGGCACCGACTGGCATGAGGTGCGGCTGCCGCTGGAGCAGTTCCACAACAACGCCACGGGCGCAGTCATGACCCCGGAGGACATCAAGTCCTGCGGCGACTTCCAGTTTGTGATTGGCAAGGCGGAGAAGCCGGTTGCTTTCCTTCTGGATGACGTGGTCGCGGAGTGCCGCGACGGGGACGTCGTGTTGGACGACTTCGAGGAGGCCACCCAGGTGGCACGCCTGAAGGCCGAGATGGGCGGCCAGCTTCAGCACTGGCAGGACAAGGGCTGGTTCCCGCTGGGCCATGTGTACGCCAAGGATGAGATTCAGCCGGCGGAGTATGAGCAACTGCTGCCGCTCTATCGTCGGGCCCTGGAGGCTTTCCCCGGCGCACCCTTGATGCAGACCTACTACATGAACCGTGCCCCTCAGGATTTGGTGGGCGTGGTCAAAACCTGGTGCGCCATCACCTCCGTCTACGATGACGACTTCCTCAGCGCCCGGCGCAAGGCAGGCGAGCAGACCTGGCTGTATGTCTGCTGCGGCCCCCAGCCGCCCTTCGCGAACTTCTTCATCGACCAGCCCGGCGTGGATCACCGCGTGCTGTTCTGGCAGACTTGGCAGAAACAGTGCACCGGCCTGCTATACTGGGAGACGAACTACTGGCACGGGATGATGCCGGCGGCCGCCGAGGATCCTCACTGGCCCGAGGTGCCCTGGGATCAGGCGCAGGTCGCCACGTACAAGGAGTTCAAGGTCAACGGAGACGGCTTTCTGATCTACCCGGGGCCGAACTGGGAGCCGTGGCCCTCGGTGCGCCTGGAGAACATCCGCGACGGCATCGAGGATTACGAGTACCTGTGGTTGCTGCGAGAGCGCGACCCCGGAAACAAGTTGCT